The following proteins are co-located in the Paenibacillus sp. FSL H8-0079 genome:
- a CDS encoding EamA family transporter has product MTHWKNRVALITGTRSIKPLKYTILIILTTLIMGTSFPVGKIGMLYAPPFLLMGIRYILAGGLMALFLRKRPLPTGWQSWLKIILIGLFQSAGVMGCAYYSMNWITSGESAIITFTNPLLVIILSALLYRLTYRFSQWIGVMLGFVGIMLTFGWQMSFSPGTWIGFGGAISFAVSTLLIKRWGDGYDTFVLTAYQMLAGGAALLLLSMWTEQPHFIMNATSVMVLLWLTLVCSIIQFSLWFYLLQHSDPAQTSSYLFLAPFFGVLSSWILLGEHVQWFALAGGLFIGVGIFLVNRRSSRMGNSVT; this is encoded by the coding sequence ATGACACACTGGAAAAATAGAGTTGCTCTGATCACAGGTACCCGAAGCATAAAACCTTTGAAATATACAATCTTGATCATTTTGACAACGTTAATCATGGGAACTTCTTTTCCAGTTGGCAAGATCGGCATGTTATATGCCCCACCTTTCCTGCTCATGGGCATACGTTATATACTGGCAGGTGGCTTGATGGCCTTGTTCCTTCGTAAACGTCCTTTGCCTACTGGATGGCAGTCATGGTTGAAAATAATCCTCATTGGCCTGTTCCAATCGGCAGGAGTGATGGGCTGCGCCTACTACAGCATGAACTGGATTACATCCGGTGAATCAGCCATCATTACGTTTACCAATCCGTTGCTAGTCATTATCCTCAGTGCTCTTTTATATAGACTGACCTACCGTTTCAGTCAGTGGATCGGTGTTATGCTCGGCTTCGTAGGGATTATGTTAACCTTTGGATGGCAGATGAGCTTTAGCCCTGGAACCTGGATTGGATTTGGCGGTGCGATCTCCTTTGCCGTGTCTACATTGCTCATCAAACGCTGGGGCGATGGCTACGATACTTTTGTCTTAACAGCCTATCAGATGCTCGCTGGAGGTGCTGCCTTGCTTCTGCTGAGCATGTGGACTGAACAGCCTCACTTTATAATGAATGCCACCTCGGTTATGGTGTTGCTCTGGTTGACGCTTGTTTGCTCCATCATCCAGTTCTCACTCTGGTTTTATTTGCTACAACATAGTGATCCGGCCCAAACCAGTTCTTATCTGTTTCTAGCACCGTTCTTTGGTGTATTGTCGAGTTGGATTTTGCTAGGAGAGCATGTCCAGTGGTTTGCATTGGCAGGCGGGTTATTCATTGGTGTCGGCATATTCCTGGTGAACCGTCGCTCGTCCAGAATGGGAAATAGCGTAACATAA
- a CDS encoding UvrD-helicase domain-containing protein → MSDSFQSAYQEEEYRLERTMEEVDSQLERLQNIPVYTGHDFTEQVLEAGREERRTALSKSAQQPYFGRLDFEEQGSGARKPLYIGKIGVDREEVGEHPLVIDWRAPVASLFYSFTGGEASATYEAPEGLIEGLVYLKRNVVIRQRILERVADTYNRDSDQPAVSDEFLVYRLGENKDNKLRDIVSTIQAEQDQIIRAARNTALIIQGVAGSGKTTVALHRLAFLLYQYKEQVSAEKMVIFAPNHMFLDYISDVLPELGVGDIQQRTFPDWAMNLLGLEMPLANTSDTLNTWFETPDARPELNDDVPGRYKGSIRFMELIREWLSGMEADSVPDMDFSPWDGKVLSKTEIENWFGEEYKHYPLAKRKERVMARVHRWIEMELKKPMPEAVRKERKKKASTREKAYAKKWPQYEPLTLYKQLFKAAKGGSVPASLSGLIPKLVMKQTAADLKQDIVREEDLPALVYIHTLVHDIEGSERFDHIVIDEAQDFSPFHVALLDQFVKGHSFTILGDLSQGIHEYRGVHAWEEMSSLFPEEQNAYFALTRSYRSTMEIIDYANTILERGVKSGITAIPVFRSGDPVRTLAYGGEGRTASLEQALKVLTVKDYRTVSILTRTLHEAEVLHRDLQAAGWDLNLIDGGKKQYTGGHSVLPVYLSKGLEFDAVIVADVDQKHYLPNAGDAKLLYVGCTRALHELWLFHEGDLPEYAAATHNPDGEPVTIQGWPELE, encoded by the coding sequence ATGTCAGACAGCTTTCAAAGTGCCTATCAAGAAGAAGAGTACAGGTTAGAGCGAACGATGGAGGAAGTGGACAGTCAGCTGGAACGACTGCAGAATATTCCGGTATACACCGGTCACGACTTCACAGAACAAGTGTTGGAAGCTGGACGCGAAGAGCGCCGCACCGCCTTGTCCAAGAGCGCGCAGCAACCCTATTTCGGACGCTTGGATTTCGAAGAACAGGGCAGTGGTGCACGGAAACCGCTGTATATTGGCAAAATCGGCGTAGACCGCGAAGAGGTGGGAGAGCATCCGCTCGTCATCGACTGGCGTGCTCCTGTCGCAAGCCTGTTTTACTCATTTACGGGAGGCGAAGCCTCCGCTACGTATGAAGCCCCGGAAGGGCTTATCGAAGGTCTGGTATACCTGAAACGAAACGTTGTCATTCGGCAGCGGATATTGGAACGTGTGGCGGATACATATAACCGTGACAGCGACCAGCCAGCGGTATCTGATGAATTTCTCGTTTATCGTCTGGGAGAGAACAAGGATAACAAACTCCGTGACATCGTATCTACGATTCAGGCGGAGCAGGATCAGATCATTCGTGCGGCGAGAAACACCGCATTGATCATTCAGGGTGTAGCCGGATCCGGGAAAACAACGGTTGCCCTGCATCGTCTTGCCTTTTTGCTGTATCAGTACAAGGAGCAGGTATCTGCGGAGAAAATGGTTATTTTTGCACCCAACCACATGTTCCTGGATTACATCTCAGATGTGCTCCCGGAACTCGGAGTAGGGGACATTCAGCAGCGGACATTCCCGGATTGGGCGATGAACCTGCTGGGGCTGGAAATGCCTTTGGCGAATACGTCGGATACATTGAACACCTGGTTCGAAACTCCAGATGCGCGGCCTGAATTAAATGATGATGTACCTGGACGTTACAAAGGATCCATCCGTTTCATGGAGCTTATTCGAGAGTGGCTCTCGGGCATGGAAGCGGATTCCGTACCGGATATGGACTTCAGTCCATGGGATGGTAAGGTGCTCAGCAAGACGGAGATCGAGAACTGGTTCGGTGAGGAATATAAGCATTATCCACTAGCCAAACGCAAAGAACGGGTCATGGCGCGGGTTCACCGCTGGATTGAGATGGAACTTAAGAAACCGATGCCAGAAGCTGTGCGCAAAGAACGCAAGAAAAAAGCGTCTACTCGTGAGAAAGCTTATGCCAAAAAATGGCCTCAATACGAGCCGCTTACGCTATACAAACAGTTGTTCAAAGCTGCAAAGGGTGGCTCTGTGCCAGCCTCACTCAGCGGGCTTATTCCAAAACTGGTCATGAAACAAACCGCAGCAGATCTGAAACAGGATATCGTCCGTGAAGAGGACCTGCCTGCATTGGTATACATTCATACACTGGTCCATGATATTGAGGGTTCGGAGCGATTTGACCATATTGTGATCGATGAAGCGCAGGACTTTTCACCTTTCCATGTGGCGTTATTGGATCAGTTCGTCAAAGGGCATTCCTTCACCATACTGGGTGACTTGTCTCAAGGCATTCATGAGTACCGTGGTGTTCATGCGTGGGAAGAGATGAGTTCTCTATTTCCTGAGGAACAGAATGCATACTTTGCATTGACCCGAAGCTATCGTTCGACGATGGAAATTATCGACTATGCGAATACGATTCTGGAAAGGGGCGTCAAAAGCGGGATTACGGCGATCCCTGTTTTCCGTAGTGGTGATCCGGTTCGGACGTTGGCTTATGGAGGCGAAGGGCGGACGGCTAGTCTGGAGCAGGCTTTGAAGGTGTTAACAGTCAAAGACTACCGAACTGTCTCCATCCTGACGCGTACACTGCATGAAGCAGAGGTGCTTCACCGTGACCTTCAGGCCGCAGGCTGGGATCTGAACCTGATCGATGGTGGCAAAAAGCAGTACACGGGTGGACACTCTGTTTTACCTGTCTATCTGTCCAAAGGGTTGGAGTTTGATGCCGTTATTGTGGCAGACGTAGATCAGAAGCATTATTTGCCAAATGCGGGTGATGCGAAACTGTTGTACGTTGGTTGTACACGGGCCTTGCATGAATTGTGGTTGTTCCACGAGGGTGATTTGCCAGAATACGCGGCTGCAACACATAATCCTGACGGCGAGCCTGTAACCATTCAGGGTTGGCCTGAGCTTGAGTAA
- a CDS encoding DUF4097 family beta strand repeat-containing protein yields MLKSSELAICKSIDIDQPIHDIQLNWLSGDIIVLPSVDELIHVMQYADAWFSKRRLMQVNIRGDTLSIVDGRKRGGLIGLNVGRTVLKIQLPTRVFNSILLNSTGGKLRLNRLLATRCQCKITSGHVDLSGRMEELELCAVVSVVKVQHLIADKLNLQSSSAKIDISGEFRHLQITTTGRELNMDCLKMPERLHSVSTGAKAVVSIPDNEGFRIILKRRSGALKSEFDLTPLHGNSNDLIHKSRKSEFQVDIRGGAFHLKSRK; encoded by the coding sequence ATGTTGAAAAGTAGTGAGCTTGCCATATGCAAGAGCATAGACATTGATCAACCCATTCATGATATACAGTTAAATTGGTTGTCAGGAGATATCATAGTTCTTCCGAGTGTGGATGAACTGATTCACGTTATGCAATATGCGGATGCGTGGTTTTCCAAGCGAAGGCTGATGCAAGTTAACATACGAGGGGATACCTTAAGCATTGTGGACGGGAGAAAAAGGGGAGGACTCATCGGGTTAAACGTAGGTCGAACAGTATTGAAGATTCAGCTACCAACTCGGGTTTTTAACAGTATTTTGCTAAACTCCACAGGAGGAAAACTCCGGTTGAATCGGCTTCTGGCCACTCGCTGTCAATGCAAGATCACCTCAGGTCATGTAGATCTATCAGGGAGGATGGAGGAGCTTGAACTGTGCGCAGTGGTATCCGTAGTGAAAGTACAACACCTTATTGCAGATAAGCTTAATCTTCAATCCAGTTCAGCCAAGATCGACATTTCGGGGGAGTTTCGTCACTTGCAAATTACCACAACAGGCAGAGAATTAAATATGGACTGTCTCAAGATGCCAGAGAGATTGCATTCCGTATCCACAGGGGCAAAGGCAGTGGTTTCCATTCCAGATAACGAAGGTTTCCGAATCATACTTAAAAGAAGATCAGGAGCGTTAAAAAGTGAATTTGATTTGACTCCCCTTCATGGGAACAGCAACGATCTAATACACAAAAGTAGAAAAAGTGAATTCCAAGTGGATATTCGAGGAGGAGCTTTTCATCTGAAATCCAGGAAATGA
- a CDS encoding TetR/AcrR family transcriptional regulator — protein sequence MARNKYPEQTLDLILAVSTQMFTEKGYEKTSIQDIIDELGMSKGAIYHHFKSKEDILSAVMEKELGRAEDMFMELIQNTHAPNARQKLISILENIIVDPGIQSNSIDQVLSTQIKNPQFVLGGIRKGVLKDARIIANIMEQGKSDGSISVEYPLECAEIFMLLVNIWINPLLFGRNQEQTLERLKFLQHMMKLLGADIVSEQLIQRITNRHASTGGYAEAE from the coding sequence ATGGCTAGAAATAAATACCCTGAGCAGACACTGGACCTGATTCTGGCAGTTTCAACTCAAATGTTTACCGAAAAGGGATATGAAAAGACCAGTATTCAAGACATTATAGATGAATTAGGTATGTCCAAAGGTGCAATATATCATCACTTCAAGTCTAAGGAGGATATTCTCAGTGCAGTGATGGAGAAGGAGCTTGGGCGGGCAGAAGATATGTTTATGGAACTCATCCAGAACACGCATGCTCCGAATGCCAGACAGAAGCTCATCAGTATTTTGGAAAATATTATCGTTGATCCTGGAATCCAATCCAACTCAATAGATCAGGTTCTAAGCACTCAGATCAAGAATCCACAGTTTGTACTTGGTGGAATCAGGAAGGGTGTTCTAAAAGACGCACGAATTATTGCCAATATCATGGAGCAAGGCAAGAGTGATGGATCGATCTCTGTCGAATATCCGCTGGAGTGCGCTGAAATCTTCATGCTGCTCGTTAATATCTGGATCAACCCTCTTCTTTTTGGCAGAAATCAGGAGCAGACATTGGAAAGGCTTAAGTTTTTGCAACACATGATGAAACTCTTGGGAGCAGATATCGTTAGCGAACAGCTCATTCAGCGAATTACGAATCGGCATGCCAGCACAGGAGGCTATGCGGAGGCGGAATAA
- a CDS encoding ABC transporter ATP-binding protein: MEEQQQAGQNEPKVGKKGFKDFVKLIASTNPPKLILILALILTLIQTTAGLIVPLMTKGLIDGLTTSALNKSVILLLLGAFVIQAIASGISIYMLNYAGQRVVATLRTKLWNKVLSLRMPYFDRNRTGDTMSRITNDTSQIMTLIADYLVSFVSNIVAVVGGAALLFYLDWVMSLIILSLVPLTLLILLPVGKKMYKISKKQQDEMAGLTSVLSQVIGEIRLVKAYGTEKQEVEAGDSRIRKMFAFGLQEARILALIGPLFTFVMTAVLVVILGVGGMRVASGLLSPGELVAFILLLFQVIMPMGQFTTLYSRLQKVVGATERIQAILADEEEPHDSTKIAPKGNETIAFHDVHFSYVTGEEVLHGINLTVPTQKVTAIVGPSGSGKSTLFSLMEQFYMPDSGHISYGGQAITDYSLASWRSKIGYVSQESPLMAGSIRDNMTYGLNREVTMDEIRRAAEMAYSADFIDKLPQGYDTEVGERGIKLSGGQRQRIAIARALLRSPDILMLDEATSSLDSTSEYEVQQALSNLMEGRTTIVIAHRLSTVVDSDQIVVLEHGHVTGTGTHTELISNHPVYRELAQKQFVAQEGNAVTVQNEE, encoded by the coding sequence ATGGAAGAGCAACAACAAGCAGGGCAGAATGAACCGAAGGTAGGAAAAAAGGGATTTAAGGATTTCGTCAAGCTTATCGCTTCCACAAATCCGCCAAAACTGATTTTGATTCTTGCCCTCATCTTAACCCTGATTCAAACAACAGCCGGACTGATCGTGCCATTGATGACCAAAGGTCTGATTGATGGATTAACCACTTCGGCATTGAACAAATCTGTTATTTTGTTATTGCTTGGGGCATTTGTAATTCAGGCGATTGCCTCGGGTATTAGCATTTATATGTTAAATTACGCCGGACAACGCGTCGTCGCAACACTTCGCACCAAGCTGTGGAACAAGGTATTGTCGCTACGAATGCCGTATTTTGATCGTAATCGGACAGGCGATACGATGAGTCGGATTACCAATGATACAAGCCAGATCATGACGTTGATCGCAGACTATCTGGTTTCCTTTGTGTCCAACATCGTTGCTGTTGTGGGTGGCGCGGCATTACTATTTTACTTGGATTGGGTGATGTCGCTCATTATTCTGAGTTTGGTACCACTTACGCTGTTGATTCTATTGCCGGTCGGTAAGAAGATGTACAAGATCTCCAAGAAGCAGCAGGATGAGATGGCAGGTCTTACATCCGTGCTCAGTCAGGTTATTGGCGAGATCCGCTTGGTCAAAGCCTACGGCACGGAGAAACAGGAAGTGGAAGCAGGGGATTCCCGTATTCGTAAAATGTTCGCTTTTGGTTTGCAGGAAGCCCGCATCCTTGCCCTGATCGGTCCTTTGTTTACATTTGTCATGACTGCCGTACTGGTCGTTATTCTGGGTGTGGGAGGAATGCGTGTAGCGTCTGGACTGTTGTCGCCTGGTGAACTGGTTGCGTTCATTTTGCTGTTGTTCCAGGTCATTATGCCAATGGGACAATTCACGACGCTATACTCCCGTTTGCAAAAAGTCGTAGGTGCAACGGAGCGCATACAAGCGATCCTTGCCGATGAGGAAGAGCCACATGACAGCACCAAGATAGCTCCAAAAGGAAATGAGACGATTGCATTCCATGATGTACACTTTTCCTATGTTACAGGTGAGGAAGTGCTGCACGGAATCAATCTGACGGTACCTACACAAAAAGTGACAGCCATTGTCGGTCCCAGCGGTAGCGGAAAATCAACACTGTTCTCCTTGATGGAGCAGTTCTATATGCCCGATTCAGGCCATATTTCGTATGGAGGACAAGCGATAACCGATTATTCTTTGGCCTCCTGGCGTAGCAAAATCGGGTATGTATCTCAGGAAAGTCCGCTTATGGCGGGTTCAATCCGAGATAATATGACCTACGGATTGAACCGTGAGGTCACGATGGATGAGATCCGGCGAGCTGCTGAGATGGCCTATTCTGCCGATTTCATCGACAAGCTGCCACAGGGATATGACACGGAAGTGGGCGAGAGAGGAATCAAGTTATCCGGGGGCCAACGTCAACGGATTGCTATTGCTCGTGCCTTACTGCGCAGTCCGGATATTCTCATGTTGGATGAAGCGACATCCAGTCTGGACAGTACCTCGGAGTATGAAGTACAACAGGCTTTGTCCAACCTGATGGAAGGCAGAACCACGATCGTGATCGCACACCGACTGTCCACAGTTGTGGATTCCGATCAGATTGTTGTATTGGAGCATGGACATGTTACCGGAACAGGAACTCATACGGAATTAATTAGCAATCATCCGGTATACCGTGAATTAGCGCAGAAGCAGTTTGTGGCACAGGAAGGCAATGCAGTTACAGTACAAAACGAAGAGTAA
- a CDS encoding NCS2 family permease, with the protein MKHGWMTRRLGMEPGDQWKKEIVAGAISYFAVVYIVMVNATILSDAGMPLQAAMVGTLLTSIAGCLLMAFGGKSPIIVVPGMGINAFFTYTLVHSMKLSWQEALAVVTVTGILFAIVAFTSLYKMISEAIPKNLQHGITVGIGLFLTFIGLQKSGIVIAHQTTFVAIGHFNDPNVITACVTLVLALILFIRNVQGGLLISILVGTGLAYVLGAVNPGESVSAMDALRQYGGLFGELSLMKLADVAFWIAVFLLLLIVVFENIGLITAQTQMIGRPERFKGSLRALSISTVLAGVFGSSPPVAAAETTAGIAAGGRTGLTPLVTAVLFGATFFFIPLLGYIPDSAIAPILIIIGGLMVQGVKDMDFGDFTEAFPAFLIMVMIPFTYSIVDGMAFGFIAYPLAKLAAGQGKQVPVVMYGISILFLANFVLHGVL; encoded by the coding sequence ATGAAACACGGATGGATGACCAGACGTCTTGGCATGGAGCCAGGAGACCAGTGGAAGAAGGAAATTGTGGCGGGAGCCATTTCCTATTTTGCCGTGGTCTATATCGTTATGGTCAATGCTACAATTCTTTCGGATGCCGGGATGCCCTTACAGGCGGCCATGGTTGGAACCCTGCTGACGTCCATTGCAGGCTGTTTGCTCATGGCATTTGGCGGAAAATCACCGATTATCGTAGTACCCGGAATGGGGATTAATGCATTTTTTACGTATACACTCGTACATTCTATGAAATTAAGCTGGCAAGAAGCGCTGGCTGTTGTTACCGTTACAGGTATACTGTTTGCCATTGTTGCGTTTACGTCACTATACAAAATGATCAGCGAAGCGATCCCGAAAAATCTGCAGCATGGCATTACGGTCGGGATTGGTTTGTTTCTGACATTTATCGGTTTACAAAAAAGTGGAATCGTCATCGCACATCAGACCACGTTTGTCGCGATTGGGCATTTCAATGATCCGAATGTCATTACAGCCTGCGTTACGCTGGTGCTTGCCTTGATTTTATTTATACGAAATGTACAGGGGGGACTTCTGATCAGTATTCTGGTCGGGACAGGCCTTGCCTATGTACTTGGAGCAGTGAACCCGGGTGAATCCGTATCAGCGATGGATGCGCTGCGTCAATACGGCGGTTTGTTTGGCGAATTGTCTTTGATGAAGTTGGCTGATGTCGCGTTCTGGATCGCGGTATTTTTGCTACTGCTAATTGTAGTGTTCGAAAATATCGGATTAATTACCGCTCAGACACAGATGATTGGTCGTCCAGAGCGGTTCAAAGGAAGTTTGCGTGCCCTATCCATTAGCACCGTGCTGGCAGGTGTATTCGGAAGCAGTCCTCCAGTTGCTGCAGCAGAGACTACAGCCGGAATTGCGGCAGGCGGTCGCACAGGTTTGACTCCGCTCGTTACAGCCGTGTTATTCGGAGCTACGTTCTTCTTCATCCCGCTACTCGGTTACATTCCGGACAGTGCGATTGCTCCCATTTTGATCATTATTGGTGGCCTGATGGTGCAAGGTGTGAAAGATATGGATTTTGGTGACTTCACAGAGGCGTTCCCAGCATTTCTGATCATGGTCATGATTCCATTTACATATAGCATCGTGGACGGTATGGCGTTTGGATTTATTGCCTATCCCTTAGCGAAGCTGGCAGCAGGTCAAGGTAAACAGGTGCCTGTGGTCATGTATGGCATATCCATCCTCTTTTTAGCCAATTTTGTGTTGCATGGAGTTTTGTAA
- a CDS encoding tRNA threonylcarbamoyladenosine dehydratase: MLHQFSRTELAIGPEGLDTLKNSTVAVLGIGGVGGIAVEALARSGVGRIILIDKDVVDITNINRQIHALTTTVGQKKADLMVERVKLINPECDAIALNMFYTEETYEELFKYELDYVLDASDTIIYKIHLIKECLKRKIPMISSMGAANKMDPTKFQVADISKTTMDPIARVVRTTLRKDGIKKGVKVVFSTEKPMKPREDVTQKIVPENAPEIRKAKQPPASNSFVPPVAGLIMVSVAVKDLLEIAENKQQ; this comes from the coding sequence ATGCTCCATCAATTTTCAAGAACAGAACTTGCGATCGGACCTGAAGGTCTGGATACGTTGAAGAATAGTACAGTCGCTGTGCTCGGTATTGGCGGCGTAGGTGGTATTGCTGTAGAAGCTCTTGCCCGTAGCGGGGTTGGGCGCATCATCCTGATTGATAAAGACGTAGTGGACATCACCAACATTAACCGCCAGATTCATGCGCTGACTACGACAGTGGGGCAGAAGAAAGCGGATCTGATGGTGGAGCGTGTGAAACTGATCAATCCGGAATGTGATGCGATTGCCCTGAATATGTTTTACACGGAAGAAACGTATGAGGAATTGTTCAAATATGAACTGGATTATGTGCTGGATGCATCCGACACGATTATCTATAAAATCCATCTCATTAAAGAGTGTCTGAAACGTAAAATTCCGATGATTTCCAGCATGGGTGCGGCGAATAAAATGGACCCGACGAAATTCCAGGTTGCGGATATTTCGAAAACGACCATGGACCCGATTGCTCGTGTTGTGCGTACGACACTTCGTAAAGACGGCATTAAAAAAGGTGTGAAAGTGGTCTTCTCGACTGAAAAGCCGATGAAACCGCGTGAGGACGTAACACAAAAAATCGTTCCCGAGAATGCTCCGGAAATTCGTAAGGCTAAACAGCCACCTGCGAGTAACTCATTCGTGCCTCCGGTAGCTGGACTGATTATGGTCAGTGTTGCCGTTAAGGATTTGTTAGAAATTGCAGAGAACAAACAGCAGTAA
- the aspS gene encoding aspartate--tRNA ligase, whose amino-acid sequence MKRSHHCGALTPAHIGETVTLNGWVQTRRDLGGVLFIDLRDRSGIVQVVFNPAYSGEALQIADRVRSEYVIAVTGKVVKRDAETVNKNLPTGEIEVQITEIEVLNAAKTPPFFIEDGVEVDESLRLKYRYLDLRRPEMFETLKLRSKASKVFRDYLDGEEFVEVETPILTKSSPEGARDYLVPSRVHEGEFFALPQSPQIYKQLLMVGGVERYYQIARCFRDEDLRADRQPEFTQVDIETSFLQQDDLLPMMEELMAKLLRETKGIELELPFQRITYADAMGKYGSDKPDLRFGMELVEMNDIVANSGVKVFASVIEKGGEVKVLNAKGCGTWSRKEIDDLGPFAARYGAKGLAWIQVKDGEFKGPIVKFFTPEEIEAVKERTGAEDGDLLLFSADTKKVVADVLGALRLKIGRQLGLIDDSKFKFAWVVDFPLLGYDEDAKRYVAEHHPFTRPKDEDVHLFDTDPGAIRAQAYDLVLNGYEVGGGSMRIYKRDVQEKMFAALGLSTEVANEKFGYLLEAFEYGTPPHGGIAFGLDRLVMLLAGRTNLRETIAFPKTASATDLLMNAPSEVDDSQLEQLHIRVALKQVAEKK is encoded by the coding sequence ATGAAAAGAAGTCATCATTGCGGCGCATTAACACCCGCACACATCGGTGAAACAGTAACATTAAACGGTTGGGTTCAGACCCGTCGTGACTTGGGGGGCGTACTCTTCATCGACCTGCGTGATCGCAGCGGGATTGTACAAGTTGTCTTTAACCCGGCTTATTCCGGTGAAGCTCTACAAATCGCAGATCGCGTACGTAGCGAGTATGTTATCGCTGTAACGGGTAAAGTCGTTAAACGTGATGCAGAAACAGTTAACAAAAACCTGCCTACAGGCGAAATTGAAGTTCAAATTACAGAAATCGAAGTGCTGAACGCGGCAAAAACACCTCCATTCTTCATTGAAGATGGTGTCGAAGTTGATGAATCTCTTCGTCTGAAATATCGTTACCTGGACCTGCGTCGTCCGGAAATGTTCGAAACATTGAAACTGCGTTCCAAAGCATCCAAAGTGTTCCGTGACTACCTGGATGGAGAAGAGTTCGTTGAAGTGGAAACACCAATCCTAACCAAGAGCTCCCCGGAAGGTGCGCGTGATTATCTCGTACCGAGCCGTGTACATGAAGGTGAATTCTTCGCCTTGCCACAATCCCCACAAATCTACAAACAGTTGCTGATGGTGGGTGGCGTTGAGCGTTATTATCAGATCGCTCGTTGTTTCCGGGATGAGGATCTGCGTGCAGACCGTCAACCAGAATTCACTCAAGTCGACATCGAGACTTCTTTCTTGCAACAGGATGACCTGCTGCCAATGATGGAAGAACTGATGGCCAAATTGCTACGTGAAACCAAAGGTATTGAGCTGGAACTACCTTTCCAACGGATTACGTATGCAGATGCAATGGGCAAATATGGTTCAGACAAACCAGATCTGCGCTTTGGTATGGAACTGGTTGAAATGAACGATATCGTAGCAAACAGTGGTGTGAAAGTATTTGCTTCTGTCATCGAAAAAGGTGGAGAAGTCAAAGTATTGAACGCTAAAGGCTGTGGCACATGGAGTCGTAAAGAGATCGATGATCTTGGACCATTTGCTGCACGTTACGGTGCGAAAGGTCTAGCTTGGATTCAAGTGAAAGACGGCGAGTTCAAAGGGCCAATCGTGAAGTTCTTCACGCCTGAAGAAATCGAAGCTGTCAAAGAACGTACAGGTGCTGAAGATGGCGACTTGCTGCTCTTCTCCGCAGACACCAAAAAAGTGGTTGCTGACGTTCTGGGCGCATTGCGTCTGAAAATCGGCCGTCAACTTGGTCTGATTGATGACAGCAAATTCAAATTTGCTTGGGTTGTGGACTTCCCGCTCCTCGGATATGATGAAGATGCAAAACGTTATGTGGCAGAACACCATCCGTTCACTCGTCCAAAAGACGAAGATGTGCATCTGTTCGACACTGATCCGGGTGCAATTCGCGCTCAAGCCTATGACCTTGTTCTCAATGGTTATGAAGTAGGTGGCGGTTCGATGCGTATCTACAAACGTGATGTTCAAGAGAAAATGTTTGCTGCCCTTGGACTCTCTACAGAAGTAGCGAATGAGAAATTCGGCTATCTGTTAGAAGCATTCGAATATGGAACTCCACCACATGGTGGTATTGCCTTTGGTCTGGACCGTCTCGTCATGTTGCTGGCAGGCCGTACGAATCTGCGTGAAACGATTGCCTTCCCGAAAACAGCAAGTGCAACGGATCTGCTCATGAATGCACCTTCCGAAGTGGATGACTCTCAATTGGAACAACTTCACATCCGCGTAGCCCTTAAACAGGTAGCGGAAAAGAAATAA